ATTCCGATTGCGCTGCGGCCGACGCTTTCGCGACGACGCTCATGGTCTTGGGGCCGGAGCGTGGATACAATTGGGCGGAACAAAACAAATTGGCCGTGTTGTTTCTCATCCGCGGCGCGGATGGGCCGGTCGTACGCCGCACATCGCAGTGGCCTCAGCGTGGAGAGTAACTCGTGCTACTCACTTTTTTGATCGCAGCCGGCGTTTTCGCCATTGCCTTGGCCGGGATGGCGATCGGCGTCATCGTCAGTAATCGCAGCATCAAGGGAAGCTGCGGCGGGCTAAACAACTTCCGCGACTCGGTCGGTAACCCGATCTGCGACGCGTGCACGACTCCTTCGCCCGATTGCTCCGGCCAAGGCAAGCGTCACGTTGAAGCTGGCGACTGCGAAGACCATCCGGCCGCTGCCGATGAGCACCCCGTTCATTCGTAAACGCGCAGCGTTATTTCTCAACCAACCTCGTGGCCATAGCCTGACCAGTCTGTTCAAGCCTGGTTGGATCCTTGGTTGCTCCAGCGCGTATTATTTAACGCTCCGGCGTTTGGCTCTAGCTCGGCGTTGATTTATTTCACGGCGGCTTCGCACCTTCGGAGGCTTGGACCGGACTGGAACATCGGACCGGACGGGATCGTTGGACCGGACTGGATCGTTGGACCGGACCGGATCCTTTTTTTCTGGCGGCGTTAGTTGGTTGGTTATTCGACCGCCGCTGCTGCAAGATCGCCGCATCATGAGCCGACAAATTGTCGCGCAGCGCCGCATTACTCTCCCGCAACCGCGTCATCAACTGACGAATTTCCTTGATCCTCATCCCGTTCGCCCCCTAATTTTGCGCGTAGATATCCGAGGTAGGGTGGGTGGAGCAAGCGGTTTCCGGCGCACCAATTTCGAACGACATCACCGCTTGCGCAACCCACCAATGCGATCCAATTGATCAACAATTTTGGTGGGTTACGCAAACCGATTTTGTTGGTTGGTGATGGTCGAATCAATCGCGGTTTTTGCTTCACCCACCCTGCGATTTTGCAGTCGACCCCAGCTTCGTGCGCTTTGTCAACAGACAATTTTTGAGCCGAGGCGCCCGGCGATACTTTTTTCTGCGATGACAGTTGGTGTCAAAGTCGCGTTGGGGCGCTGCTTTACTCGCGCGTGCGGCCGGCTTGGCGAATCACCTTCAAGCGGGCTTTCATTTCTTTCAGCTTCTCGGGCGAAGCGGTCGCCAGATTCTTCGTTTCGCCGATGTCTTGCGACAGATTGAAGAGTTGGTCCTGGGTGTTGCGGCGCGGTTCGACGTACTTCCAATCGCCTATGCGGAGCGACAGTTGGCGGGCATGTTCGACGAGTTCGCTACGACCGATCGTCGATTGTCCTAGCAGCGCCTCCAGGACGTCCAGACTGTCAGGAGCAGCCTCCGCAGGTAGCGTTTGTTCTGTCAGCTTGGCGAGCGAGGCCAACAGATCAATCTGGCAGACGAGCGCTTTCGACTCACCGGGCTTCACAACGTGGGGCCAACGCACGATTGTCGGCACGCGGGTTCCCCCTTCATAGGCGCTATATTTTCCGCCGCGAAACGGGCCGGCCGCTTTGTGGTCGCCGATCAATTCAACCGCTTGATCTTTGTAGCCGTCATCCAGCACGGGGCCATTGTCGCTCGACAAGATGACGAGCGTGTCATCGGTTAATTGGTGACGATCCAGGGCGTCCAAAATCTGGCCGACGCACCAATCAAACTGCAGGATCGCGTCACCACGCGGACCATGGCCGCTGTTGCCGACGAACCGCGGATGCGGAACGCGGGGGACGTGAATGTCGTGCGTCGAGAAGTAGAGGAAGAACGGTTGGTCAGCGTTGTCATCGATAAACGCAACCGCTTTTTCGGTGATCGTATCGGCCATGTCCTCGTCGACCCAGCGCGCCGATTTTCCGCCTGACATGTAACCGATGCGGCTAATGCCGTTGATGATCGTCTTGTCATGGCCGACCGAGAGTCCCATCTTTAGCAGTTCGGGATGTTCTTTGCCGGTCGGTTCGTCTCCCACCTTTTGGGCGTAGCTGACTTCGATCGGATCGTTGGGATCGAGTCCCACGACATGATGGTTTTCTAGATAAACGCACGGAACGCGGTCGCCGGTGGCGGGGATCAAAAACGAATAGTCGAACCCGACTTCCAGCGGTCCCGGAGCTACTTTGCCGTTCCAATTGACGTTGCCTGTTCCAATTCCCAGATGCCATTTGCCGACGACGCCGGTCTTGTAGCCGGCATCTCGCAGCATCGAAGGGAGGGTGACTTCATCGGTCGGGATAATCAACGCCGCGTCACCTGGCAAAATGCCGGTTCCCTTTTGTCGCCAGGCGTAACGGCCGGTCAGCAACGAATAGCGCGACGGGGTGCAAGTCGCCGACCCGCAATGTCCGTCGGTAAACTGCAGCCCTTCTTGGGCGATTCGATCGACGTTGGGGGTCGAGAACGATTTGGCGCCATAGCAGCTGAAATCACCGTAGCCGATGTCGTCGGCGTAGATAAGCACGATGTTTTTGGGCTTTTCTGCAGAAACGCCGCTGACCAAGAGAGATCCGACAAGACAGGCGACGAGCGCAAGATTTCGCAGAGATTGCATAGAGATCCAAACTAGCGTCGAGTGGCGAAAGCAGCGGGAATGTTCCTATCGCCTGAGTGGGGCGACTTCACTATTGTAAACAAGATGCTTCGCTCACTTCTCCCGATTTTATTACGAAAACCGCCCATGATTTCGCCTGCTGAACTGATGCAACTGGCCATTGAGAAGGCCAAACAGGGGATCGCCGCCGGTCAATCGCCGTTTGGCTGTGCGATCGCCGTGGATGGAGAAGTGGTCGCCGTGTCTCACAATCTTGTGCTGCAAACGGTTGATGCGACGGCTCATGCCGAGGTGACGGCGCTGCGCGTCGCTTGCCAAGAAGTGGGCGAAATCTTGCTTCCGACGGCTCAGGTCGCGACTACCTGCGAGCCTTGCCCGATGTGCGCAGCGGCGCTGCATTGGGCGCGGGTCGCCGAGATCTACTATGGGGCTACCATCGATGACGCCGCCGCGGCCGGTTTTAACGAACTGCGGGTCTCCGCACGCTCGCTCTATGAACAAGGGGGAAGCTCGACGCGTCTGATCAGCGATATCGAGCGAGCGGCTTGCCGCGAATTGTTCGACCTCTGGAAGGGGGGCGAATCGGCGATCGCTTATTAGTCGGCGATTAGGCTTCTGCTTCCTCGTCCTCTTCCGGCGTTTCGGCGTAGTGCTCGACCGAGACGTTGGTGCTGATTCCGCCGCGCGGCGTGAACTTCGCTTCCAGGTGCATCCAGCGGGGCTCGAGCACGGCGACCAGGTCGTCCAGAATGCGATTGGTGACGTTTTCGTAGAAGATTCCCTCGTTGCGAAAGGCCTGAAGATACATCTTCAAGCTTTTCAGCTCGACGCACTTCGCTGCGGGAATATAGTTGAAAACCAGCATCCCAAAGTCAGGCTGGCCCGTTTTCGGGCAAACCGACGTAAATTCTGGGCAGATGATCTCGATGTTGTAATCGCGACCGGGATTCTGATTTTCGAAAGTTTCTAGAATATCGCGAAACTGTGTCGCCATTTGCGCGTCACTCCTACACGGTAAACTGGTATTTTGGCTTAACCGGCCCGCGACGAAAAGCGGGCTCACACCTAAACCGCAGTCCAAACGCGTGCGCATCGCCGAAATTTATCGATCGATTCAGGGAGAAGGGGCTCTTACCGGCGTCACGAGCACGTTTGTGCGCGCCTCTGGTTGCAATCTCCGCTGTTGGTTTTGCGATACGCCGCATGCCTCTTGGCGGCCCGAAGGAGAAGATCTGTCGGTCGCCGAGATCCTGGGACGCATCGCCCTGTTGGACTGCGATCATGTGGTTTTGACCGGGGGCGAACCGATGTTGTTCGCCGAGATGATCCCGCTGTGCGAAGGGATCCGAACCGCCGGACGTCATATCACCATCGAAACGGCCGGCACTCTCTATTTGCCGTTGGCCTGCGATGTGATGTCGATCAGCCCGAAAATGTCAAACTCGGCGCCCCCGTTGGACGATCATCCCCGCTGGCATCGCCGGCACGAGCAAACGCGGAAAGCGCCTGAGGTGATACGTCAGTTGATCGAAGAGCACGCCTATCAGTTCAAGTTTGTGATCGATCGCGCGGCCGACGCCGAAGAAGTGCTCCGCTATCTCGACCGGTATCCGCAGATCGATCGCGCAACCGTCTTTATGATGCCGCAAGGAACCGAGGCCAGCGCGTTGGAAGCGATTCGAACCTGGCTCGAGCCTTGGTGCGATCAGCATCAATTGCAATTTGGACCGCGGCGGCAGATCGAATGGTTTGGGGCGCTGCGGGGGACATGATGTTCCCGTGTAGGTCAGGCCAAGGTCTGACCTACGCGAGCAGTCGTTCTAACTCAGCGATTACGGTGCGGCAGCTGGCGGCCGCCATGCGAAAGTTGGTGTGGTCAGAGATCTCGGGCTGAATCTCTAAGAACAGCTCTCCGGCGCGGCGCAATTTCGAGAGTTTCTTCTTCGCCTGTTTCAGATAGGCGGCCGCATCGCCGCTTTCGAGCGGCGCTCCGAGCGCGAGCATGTAGTCGTACAATGCTCGCGCGACTTCCTGCAGTTCGTCGTCTTCTTCCGTCTCTTCGGCATGCTTGAGAAACGTGCGAACCATCCAGAGATGCGCGAGTTGGGCGTCGATCGCCTGCATCAGGCGTTGATCGTTGCTGGAGTCGTTCATCGTCGGTTCCGCTAATCGGCGGTAGGTTTGGCTTCAGAAGAATCGGCTGGTTTCTCCACTGCAGACGCTGTCTTGCCGTGATCGGCTGCTGCGTGCGGTTTGGCGCGAGGAGCGAAAAAGAGAACCGTCACGGCGCCGGCGACAATCAAAATTAGTCCGGCGAAGTAAAGCGGGTTGGCTTGTCCCCACAGCCCCTTGGTCGTCATCGAGATAACCGTGATGATGATCGGCGCCGTACCAAAAACGAGCGGCATGACGATCCATGGTTTCGAGGCGCTGCTGCCGGCGCTAAACGCCAGTACGATCCCCAACGCGCCCAACGTACCAAAAACGCCGGCGGCGCCGCTCCAACCGATGCCGCTAAAGTTCCAACCTTCCCACAGCTTGCCTTGCGAAGCGAGAATCGCTCCTGGGATCAGAATGGCGACGACAAAGTAGGCGAAGCCGACGCAGATCAGCGGCTTGAAAGAACCCCCTAGTCTTGCTTGCCCTTCATGCAGCACCGCGCCGTACGATCCCCAGCAAACTGCTGTTAACGCAACGCCGCACAACATGAAGATTAGCTTTTCGAGACTTTCCATCACCGGCTCCCCGATCCCATTTAATTGTTAGAACGACTATTCTCGTCATTGTAACAGCCGCGCCAAGGGAAGGGCAGGGCGAGCCAAACGGGTTAGTACGCTGGATTACGAACCACGCGCGACGCCAACGCGTCGGCCAAGGGATCATCGTCGGGGTCGCAAAATCCAGCGTGCAGATGCCGTCGCCAGCCTTCGGCAAATGAGAACTTTGCGGAAAGATGCCCCACTTGGCGATCCAAATCACGGAGCGCTTCCAGATACGAGCCCATCCCCTGGCTTTGGTCGAGCCACTCTTTCTGGCTTTTATGGCAGGCCAGCATATCGACTTTCCGCTCGACTAGATCCGCCGTTTCGACAAACAGTTCCGGCATGACCAGTTGGCCGAGCGGGTCCCGATTTTGGTACGGCTGGGCGTGATAGACCGTCACCTTTTGCTGGGTGATCGCGCGCGGCGGATTGACCGAAAAGTTGGGCATGCCGCGGCAAAACGCGCCGGTCACCGCTAGTCGGGCGACTTGCATGTGATCTTCCATATAGTCGCTCGGCGCGTGCGTCAGCACGATCTCCGGCTCAATGGCCCGCATGACCGAAGTCACTTTCGCCAACAATTCAAGCGAATAGATCACTTCTAGATCAGCGCACAGCGGCGCGTGAAAGTGCGCGCCAATCGACGCGGCCGCCGCCTGGGCTTCAGCCAGGCGAATGCGGGCGGTCGTCTCGCGATCGGTCGTCATGCTGCCGCAGCAGCCGTCGGCGACGTTCCAATAATGGATCTCGTAGCCGGCGTCGGCGAGCGCCATCAGGGAGCCCGCCATCAGGAACTCGATATCGTCAGGATGGGCCGCGATGGCCAAAGCGGAACGCTTCATTAGTGCATTTGAACCGTGCAAGTTCCCAAACCGCCGCGGAAGTAGTTGAAGCGAACATTCGGGTGATCCGCCAACAACGACATCGGCACCGCCGAATCAGGAATCTTCTTGGCGATCATCAGCGCCGTCAAGCGTTGCCCGAACGGATTGTCGTGCGCGCCGGCTTGCCAGATCGAAACGCATTCCGACTTCCAAGTCTCTTTCGGTCCGACGGTCACCGCCGAAAGGGGAACTTCGGTCACGACGCCGCCGCCAGAGGTGCGTGCGTTTTGCATCACCGTCACCGGGTGAAGATCAACGACGCGGGTGCCTAGCTGACGATATTCTTCTGGAGTGGGCGGCGCGTCGACATAGTCGCCGGTCCGCGGGAAGGGATCGTTGAACGCCCAGTGCTTTGCGTCTCCCTGACCCCCTTGCATAACCAGGCAGCGCGCCTGATCCCACGACGCGATATATTCGGCCGCGTCCACCTTGGGGAAGTGAATGTTCTCGGTCGGCATCCGCAGTTCGGGTTTGATCCGATCAAACAGCAGGTCGTGATCGGCTTTGGCGAACCCGAGCGGAAATTCAAACGGCACTTCTTTGCCGTCGACCACCCATTCATCCATGCCCCAAAAGTGGGCGTGCTTCAGATCGATCTCTAGCTCGTTGACCAGTCGCGCGACCAGCGGCAGTTGTTCGGTCGGGCCGATGGGTCCGCAGATGCCGCACGGATTGTCGGCGGTCGCTTGTTTCCAGGCGGTGATGTATTCGAGCGCTTCGGCCAGATAGAAATCTTCGAGCGTGTCATACATCCGCACTTCAAAGCCTTCGCGGGAAAAGCCAAGCAGGTCTTCCGGCGTGACGCGGGCCGCATCGTCCA
The nucleotide sequence above comes from Blastopirellula sp. J2-11. Encoded proteins:
- a CDS encoding (Na+)-NQR maturation NqrM, whose protein sequence is MLLTFLIAAGVFAIALAGMAIGVIVSNRSIKGSCGGLNNFRDSVGNPICDACTTPSPDCSGQGKRHVEAGDCEDHPAAADEHPVHS
- a CDS encoding sulfatase family protein; the encoded protein is MQSLRNLALVACLVGSLLVSGVSAEKPKNIVLIYADDIGYGDFSCYGAKSFSTPNVDRIAQEGLQFTDGHCGSATCTPSRYSLLTGRYAWRQKGTGILPGDAALIIPTDEVTLPSMLRDAGYKTGVVGKWHLGIGTGNVNWNGKVAPGPLEVGFDYSFLIPATGDRVPCVYLENHHVVGLDPNDPIEVSYAQKVGDEPTGKEHPELLKMGLSVGHDKTIINGISRIGYMSGGKSARWVDEDMADTITEKAVAFIDDNADQPFFLYFSTHDIHVPRVPHPRFVGNSGHGPRGDAILQFDWCVGQILDALDRHQLTDDTLVILSSDNGPVLDDGYKDQAVELIGDHKAAGPFRGGKYSAYEGGTRVPTIVRWPHVVKPGESKALVCQIDLLASLAKLTEQTLPAEAAPDSLDVLEALLGQSTIGRSELVEHARQLSLRIGDWKYVEPRRNTQDQLFNLSQDIGETKNLATASPEKLKEMKARLKVIRQAGRTRE
- a CDS encoding nucleoside deaminase — encoded protein: MISPAELMQLAIEKAKQGIAAGQSPFGCAIAVDGEVVAVSHNLVLQTVDATAHAEVTALRVACQEVGEILLPTAQVATTCEPCPMCAAALHWARVAEIYYGATIDDAAAAGFNELRVSARSLYEQGGSSTRLISDIERAACRELFDLWKGGESAIAY
- the queF gene encoding preQ(1) synthase, with amino-acid sequence MATQFRDILETFENQNPGRDYNIEIICPEFTSVCPKTGQPDFGMLVFNYIPAAKCVELKSLKMYLQAFRNEGIFYENVTNRILDDLVAVLEPRWMHLEAKFTPRGGISTNVSVEHYAETPEEDEEAEA
- a CDS encoding 7-carboxy-7-deazaguanine synthase QueE → MRIAEIYRSIQGEGALTGVTSTFVRASGCNLRCWFCDTPHASWRPEGEDLSVAEILGRIALLDCDHVVLTGGEPMLFAEMIPLCEGIRTAGRHITIETAGTLYLPLACDVMSISPKMSNSAPPLDDHPRWHRRHEQTRKAPEVIRQLIEEHAYQFKFVIDRAADAEEVLRYLDRYPQIDRATVFMMPQGTEASALEAIRTWLEPWCDQHQLQFGPRRQIEWFGALRGT
- a CDS encoding amidohydrolase, with translation MNDSSNDQRLMQAIDAQLAHLWMVRTFLKHAEETEEDDELQEVARALYDYMLALGAPLESGDAAAYLKQAKKKLSKLRRAGELFLEIQPEISDHTNFRMAAASCRTVIAELERLLA
- a CDS encoding PIG-L deacetylase family protein; protein product: MKRSALAIAAHPDDIEFLMAGSLMALADAGYEIHYWNVADGCCGSMTTDRETTARIRLAEAQAAAASIGAHFHAPLCADLEVIYSLELLAKVTSVMRAIEPEIVLTHAPSDYMEDHMQVARLAVTGAFCRGMPNFSVNPPRAITQQKVTVYHAQPYQNRDPLGQLVMPELFVETADLVERKVDMLACHKSQKEWLDQSQGMGSYLEALRDLDRQVGHLSAKFSFAEGWRRHLHAGFCDPDDDPLADALASRVVRNPAY
- a CDS encoding glucosamine-6-phosphate isomerase produces the protein MRSRSILAPQWWDFTTLDRELLDDAARVTPEDLLGFSREGFEVRMYDTLEDFYLAEALEYITAWKQATADNPCGICGPIGPTEQLPLVARLVNELEIDLKHAHFWGMDEWVVDGKEVPFEFPLGFAKADHDLLFDRIKPELRMPTENIHFPKVDAAEYIASWDQARCLVMQGGQGDAKHWAFNDPFPRTGDYVDAPPTPEEYRQLGTRVVDLHPVTVMQNARTSGGGVVTEVPLSAVTVGPKETWKSECVSIWQAGAHDNPFGQRLTALMIAKKIPDSAVPMSLLADHPNVRFNYFRGGLGTCTVQMH